One genomic region from Bubalus bubalis isolate 160015118507 breed Murrah chromosome 24, NDDB_SH_1, whole genome shotgun sequence encodes:
- the LOC102413286 gene encoding olfactory receptor 1F12-like — protein sequence MEMGNLTSASQFILLSLSSQPEKQELIFGLFLLMYLVGAAGNLLIVLAIGSDSHLHTPLYFFLSNLSLVDFCFISTTVPKMLTNIQTQTQSISYSGCLAQIYFCILLANMDNFLLMAMAYDRYVAVCRPLHYSMTMSLAACALMLGSAWLLANLHSLLHTLLMARLDFCASNVIPYFFCDLVPLLQLSCSNTLPNQLMILLVGGLIVLIPFLSILISYVHIVSAVLKVPSARGKQKAFSTCGSHLAVVILFYGTITGVYLSPSPSHSADKDSLASVMYMVVTPMLNPFIYCLRNKDMQGALWKLVSVKVAFHGL from the coding sequence ATGGAGATGGGAAACCTCACAAGCGCCTCCCAGTTCATCCTCCTCAGTCTCTCCAGCCAACCCGAGAAGCAGGAGCTGATCTTCGGGCTCTTCCTTCTCATGTACCTGGTTGGGGCAGCCGGGAACCTGCTCATCGTTCTGGCTATTGGCTCAGATTCCCACCTCCACACGCCCTTGTACTTCTTTCTCAGCAACCTCTCCCTGGTGGATTTCTGCTTCATCTCCACCACAGTCCCCAAGATGCTCACGAACATCCAGACACAGACCCAGTCCATTTCCTACAGTGGCTGCCTAGCCCAGATCTACTTCTGCATTTTGCTTGCGAACATGGACAACTTCCTCCTGATGGCCATGGCTTACGACCGCTACGTGGCGGTCTGCCGGCCCCTACACTACTCCATGACTATGAGTCTAGCAGCCTGTGCCCTCATGCTTGGGAGCGCCTGGCTCCTTGCCAACCTCCACTCCCTGCTGCATACCCTCCTCATGGCCCGGCTGGACTTCTGTGCCAGCAACGTCATCCCTTACTTCTTCTGTGACCTCGTTCCCCTGCTTCAGCTCTCCTGCTCCAACACCCTGCCCAATCAACTCATGATTCTGCTGGTGGGGGGCCTGATCGTCCTCATCCCCTTCCTCAGCATCCTCATCTCCTACGTCCACATTGTGTCTGCTGTGCTCAAGGTCCCATCTGCCCGGGGAAAACAGAAGGCCTTCTCTACCTGTGGCTCCCACCTTGCTGTGGTCATCCTCTTCTATGGGACCATCACAGGGGTCTACCTGAGTCCCTCACCCTCCCACTCAGCTGACAAGGATTCACTGGCTTCAGTAATGTACATGGTGGTCACCCCCATGCTGAATCCCTTTATCTACTGCCTGAGGAATAAGGACATGCAGGGAGCTCTGTGGAAACTGGTCAGTGTGAAGGTTGCATTCCATGGGCTATGA
- the ZSCAN25 gene encoding zinc finger and SCAN domain-containing protein 25 isoform X2: MGQDEGGPQPGDFSPAVSAVPLPGGGRAPGSPQGAPGALSPVAASRAAYQGADPGAASAGAVPDHPATGVLRLDLGAWPRERQGPSGHGGGLHAESPGSQGALPVLQAGAGLPAVSTRDQEVAASFLTAGSQGLGPFKDMALAFPEEEWRHVTPAQIDCFGEYVEPQDCGVSPPGLGSKDKEAKTQLADPKGQLACGQAERCGEAALQGPELGRPSEQEAGSSVGNTPGPLLPQHSVAPLPDDLQTHSSFWKPFQCPECGKGFSRSSNLVRHQRTHEEEKSYSCGECGKGFALREYLLKHQRTHLGRRPHVCSECWKTFSQRHHLAVHQRSHTGEKPFQCADCWRSFSRRQHLQVHRRTHTGEKPYTCECGKRFSRNANLAVHRRTHTGEKPYGCQVCGKRFSKGERLVRHQRIHTGEKPYRCPACGRSFNQRSILNRHQKTQHRQEPPGQ, translated from the exons ATGGGGCAGGACGAGGGAGGACCCCAGCCCGGAGACTTTTCGCCTGCGGTTTCGGCAGTTCCGCTACCAGGAGGCGGCCGGGCCCCAGGAAGCCCTCAGGGAGCTCCAGGAGCTCTGTCGCCAGTGGCTGCGTCCCGAGCTGCATACCAAGGAGCAGATCCTGGAGCTGCTAGTGCTGGAGCAGTTCCTGACCATCCTGCCACGGGAGTTCTACGCCTGGATTTGGGAGCATGGCCCCGAGAGCGGCAAGGCCCTAGTGGCCATGGTGGAGGACTTCACGCAGAGAGCCCTGGAAGCCAAGGCG CTCTGCCAGTCCTTCAGGCTGGTGCTGGCCTCCCTGCAGTGAGCACCAGAGACCAGGAGGTGGCAGCCAGCTTCCTGACGGCTGGATCCCAG GGGTTGGGCCCATTTAAAGACATGGCCCTGGCTTTCCCTGAGGAGGAGTGGAGGCACGTAACCCCAGCCCAGATAGACTGCTTTGGGGAGTATGTGGAACCCCAGGACTGCGGGGTCTCACCTCCAG GCCTGGGGAGCAAGGACAAGGAGGCAAAGACCCAGCTGGCAGACCCCAAGGGGCAGCTCGCTTGCGGGCAGGCAGAGCGGTGCGGGGAGGCTGCTCTCCAGGGCCCAGAGTTGGGAAGACCAAGCGAGCAGGAGGCCGGGAGCTCGGTGGGAAACACGCCCGGGCCGCTCCTGCCCCAGCACAGCGTTGCCCCGCTGCCCGATGACCTCCAGACCCACAGCTCCTTCTGGAAACCTTTCCAGTGCCCTGAGTGTGGGAAAGGCTTCAGTCGGAGCTCCAACCTGGTCCGACACCAGCGGACGCACGAGGAGGAGAAGTCGTACAGCTGCGGGGAGTGCGGCAAGGGCTTTGCACTGCGCGAGTACCTGCTGAAGCACCAGCGGACGCACCTGGGCCGGCGGCCACACGTGTGCAGTGAGTGCTGGAAGACCTTCAGCCAGCGCCACCACCTCGCGGTCCACCAGCGCAGCCACACAGGCGAGAAGCCCTTCCAGTGCGCGGACTGCTGGAGGAGCTTCAGCCGCCGGCAGCACCTGCAGGTGCACCGCCGGACACACACTGGCGAGAAGCCGTACACCTGCGAGTGTGGCAAGCGCTTCAGCAGGAACGCCAACCTGGCGGTGCACCGGCGGACCCACACGGGTGAGAAGCCCTATGGCTGCCAGGTGTGCGGGAAGCGCTTCAGCAAGGGGGAGCGGCTGGTCCGGCACCAGAGGatccacactggggagaagccGTATCGCTGCCCGGCCTGCGGCCGCAGCTTCAACCAGCGCTCCATCCTCAACCGGCACCAGAAGACGCAGCACCGCCAGGAGCCCCCAGGGCAGTGA
- the ZSCAN25 gene encoding zinc finger and SCAN domain-containing protein 25 isoform X3 has product MLVERPGMAEEPQQQMGGHVVKLEKELPWGRTREDPSPETFRLRFRQFRYQEAAGPQEALRELQELCRQWLRPELHTKEQILELLVLEQFLTILPREFYAWIWEHGPESGKALVAMVEDFTQRALEAKAVPCHVQGQREETTLCRDPWEPSVHLGPVEVKPEWGMPHGEGIQDLDRGAEEQLSQDPGEGTQAFQEQALPVLQAGAGLPAVSTRDQEVAASFLTAGSQAWGARTRRQRPSWQTPRGSSLAGRQSGAGRLLSRAQSWEDQASRRPGARWETRPGRSCPSTALPRCPMTSRPTAPSGNLSSALSVGKASVGAPTWSDTSGRTRRRSRTAAGSAARALHCASTC; this is encoded by the exons ATGCTTGTAGAGCGTCCAGGGATGGCAGAAGAGCCTCAGCAGCAAATGGGTGGCCATGTGGTAAAACTAGAGAAAGAGCTGCCATGGGGCAGGACGAGGGAGGACCCCAGCCCGGAGACTTTTCGCCTGCGGTTTCGGCAGTTCCGCTACCAGGAGGCGGCCGGGCCCCAGGAAGCCCTCAGGGAGCTCCAGGAGCTCTGTCGCCAGTGGCTGCGTCCCGAGCTGCATACCAAGGAGCAGATCCTGGAGCTGCTAGTGCTGGAGCAGTTCCTGACCATCCTGCCACGGGAGTTCTACGCCTGGATTTGGGAGCATGGCCCCGAGAGCGGCAAGGCCCTAGTGGCCATGGTGGAGGACTTCACGCAGAGAGCCCTGGAAGCCAAGGCG GTTCCATGCCACGTGCAGGGACAGCGGGAGGAGACAACGCTTTGCAGAGACCCCTGGGAACCAAGTGTCCACCTGGGGCCCGTGGAGGTCAAGCCCGAGTGGGGGATGCCCCACGGGGAAGGCATCCAAGACCTTGACCGAGGCGCTGAGGAGCAGCTCAGCCAGGACCCTGGAGAGGGGACGCAGGCCTTCCAGGAGCAGG CTCTGCCAGTCCTTCAGGCTGGTGCTGGCCTCCCTGCAGTGAGCACCAGAGACCAGGAGGTGGCAGCCAGCTTCCTGACGGCTGGATCCCAG GCCTGGGGAGCAAGGACAAGGAGGCAAAGACCCAGCTGGCAGACCCCAAGGGGCAGCTCGCTTGCGGGCAGGCAGAGCGGTGCGGGGAGGCTGCTCTCCAGGGCCCAGAGTTGGGAAGACCAAGCGAGCAGGAGGCCGGGAGCTCGGTGGGAAACACGCCCGGGCCGCTCCTGCCCCAGCACAGCGTTGCCCCGCTGCCCGATGACCTCCAGACCCACAGCTCCTTCTGGAAACCTTTCCAGTGCCCTGAGTGTGGGAAAGGCTTCAGTCGGAGCTCCAACCTGGTCCGACACCAGCGGACGCACGAGGAGGAGAAGTCGTACAGCTGCGGGGAGTGCGGCAAGGGCTTTGCACTGCGCGAGTACCTGCTGA
- the LOC102412085 gene encoding LOW QUALITY PROTEIN: eukaryotic initiation factor 4A-I-like (The sequence of the model RefSeq protein was modified relative to this genomic sequence to represent the inferred CDS: substituted 2 bases at 2 genomic stop codons), which translates to MSASQDSGSRDNGPDGMEPEGVIESNWNEIVDSFDDMNLSESLLRGIYAYGFEKPSAIQQRAILPCIKGYDVIAQAQSGTGKTTTFAISILQQIELDLKATQALVLAPTKELTQQIQKVVMALGDYMGASCHACIGGTNVRAEVQKLQMEAPHIIVGTLGRVFNMLNQRYLSPKYIKMFVLDEADERLSCGFKDQIYDIFQKLNSNTQVVLLSATMPSDVLEVTKKFMRDPIRILVKKEELTLEGIRQFYINVEXEERKLDTLCDLYETLTITQAVIFINTRRKVDWLTEKMHAQDFTVSAMHGDMDQKERDVVMREFRSGSSRVLITTDLLARGIDVQQVSLIINYDLPTNRENYIHRIGHGGRFGRKGVAINMVTEEDKRTLXDIKTFYNTSIEEMPLNVADVI; encoded by the coding sequence ATGTCTGCGAGTCAGGATTCCGGATCTAGGGACAATGGTCCCGATGGGATGGAACCCGAAGGCGTCATTGAGAGTAACTGGAATGAGATTGTCGACAGCTTTGATGACATGAACCTCTCAGAGTCACTCCTCCGTGGCATATATGCCTATGGTTTTGAGAAGCCCTCTGCCATCCAGCAGCGAGCCATTCTTCCTTGTATCAAGGGTTATGATGTGATTGCTCAAGCCCAATCTGGGACTGGAAAAACAACCACTTTTGCCATATCAATTCTGCAACAGATTGAATTAGATCTAAAGGCCACCCAGGCCTTGGTCCTGGCACCCACTAAAGAGTTGACCCAGCAGATACAGAAGGTAGTTATGGCCTTAGGAGATTACATGGGTGCCTCGTGCCATGCCTGCATTGGGGGTACCAATGTACGTGCTGAGGTGCAGAAGCTGCAGATGGAAGCCCCCCATATCATCGTGGGTACCCTAGGCCGTGTGTTCAACATGCTTAACCAGAGATACTTGTCTCCCAAATACATCAAGATGTTTGTACTGGATGAAGCTGATGAAAGGTTAAGCTGTGGATTCAAGGACCAGATCTATGACATATTCCAGAAGCTCAACAGCAACACCCAGGTGGTTTTGCTGTCAGCTACAATGCCTTCTGATGTGCTTGAGGTGACCAAGAAGTTCATGAGGGACCCAATTAGAATTCTTGTCAAGAAGGAAGAGTTGACGCTGGAGGGTATCCGTCAGTTCTACATCAATGTGGAATGAGAGGAGCGGAAGCTGGACACACTGTGCGACTTGTATGAAACCCTGACCATTACCCAGGCAGTCATCTTCATCAACACCCGAAGGAAGGTGGATTGGCTCACCGAGAAGATGCATGCCCAAGACTTCACCGTCTCTGCCATGCACGGAGACATGGACCAAAAAGAACGAGACGTTGTCATGAGGGAGTTCCGCTCTGGCTCTAGCAGAGTATTGATTACCACTGACCTACTGGCCAGAGGCATTGATGTACAGCAAGTTTCCTTAATCATCAACTATGACCTACCCACCAATAGGGAAAACTATATCCACAGAATTGGTCATGGCGGACGTTTCGGCCGTAAGGGTGTGGCTATTAACATGGTGACAGAAGAGGACAAGAGGACTCTTTGAGACATCAAGACCTTCTACAACACCTCCATTGAGGAAATGCCCCTCAATGTTGCTGACGTCATCTGA
- the ZSCAN25 gene encoding zinc finger and SCAN domain-containing protein 25 isoform X1, which produces MLVERPGMAEEPQQQMGGHVVKLEKELPWGRTREDPSPETFRLRFRQFRYQEAAGPQEALRELQELCRQWLRPELHTKEQILELLVLEQFLTILPREFYAWIWEHGPESGKALVAMVEDFTQRALEAKAVPCHVQGQREETTLCRDPWEPSVHLGPVEVKPEWGMPHGEGIQDLDRGAEEQLSQDPGEGTQAFQEQALPVLQAGAGLPAVSTRDQEVAASFLTAGSQGLGPFKDMALAFPEEEWRHVTPAQIDCFGEYVEPQDCGVSPPGLGSKDKEAKTQLADPKGQLACGQAERCGEAALQGPELGRPSEQEAGSSVGNTPGPLLPQHSVAPLPDDLQTHSSFWKPFQCPECGKGFSRSSNLVRHQRTHEEEKSYSCGECGKGFALREYLLKHQRTHLGRRPHVCSECWKTFSQRHHLAVHQRSHTGEKPFQCADCWRSFSRRQHLQVHRRTHTGEKPYTCECGKRFSRNANLAVHRRTHTGEKPYGCQVCGKRFSKGERLVRHQRIHTGEKPYRCPACGRSFNQRSILNRHQKTQHRQEPPGQ; this is translated from the exons ATGCTTGTAGAGCGTCCAGGGATGGCAGAAGAGCCTCAGCAGCAAATGGGTGGCCATGTGGTAAAACTAGAGAAAGAGCTGCCATGGGGCAGGACGAGGGAGGACCCCAGCCCGGAGACTTTTCGCCTGCGGTTTCGGCAGTTCCGCTACCAGGAGGCGGCCGGGCCCCAGGAAGCCCTCAGGGAGCTCCAGGAGCTCTGTCGCCAGTGGCTGCGTCCCGAGCTGCATACCAAGGAGCAGATCCTGGAGCTGCTAGTGCTGGAGCAGTTCCTGACCATCCTGCCACGGGAGTTCTACGCCTGGATTTGGGAGCATGGCCCCGAGAGCGGCAAGGCCCTAGTGGCCATGGTGGAGGACTTCACGCAGAGAGCCCTGGAAGCCAAGGCG GTTCCATGCCACGTGCAGGGACAGCGGGAGGAGACAACGCTTTGCAGAGACCCCTGGGAACCAAGTGTCCACCTGGGGCCCGTGGAGGTCAAGCCCGAGTGGGGGATGCCCCACGGGGAAGGCATCCAAGACCTTGACCGAGGCGCTGAGGAGCAGCTCAGCCAGGACCCTGGAGAGGGGACGCAGGCCTTCCAGGAGCAGG CTCTGCCAGTCCTTCAGGCTGGTGCTGGCCTCCCTGCAGTGAGCACCAGAGACCAGGAGGTGGCAGCCAGCTTCCTGACGGCTGGATCCCAG GGGTTGGGCCCATTTAAAGACATGGCCCTGGCTTTCCCTGAGGAGGAGTGGAGGCACGTAACCCCAGCCCAGATAGACTGCTTTGGGGAGTATGTGGAACCCCAGGACTGCGGGGTCTCACCTCCAG GCCTGGGGAGCAAGGACAAGGAGGCAAAGACCCAGCTGGCAGACCCCAAGGGGCAGCTCGCTTGCGGGCAGGCAGAGCGGTGCGGGGAGGCTGCTCTCCAGGGCCCAGAGTTGGGAAGACCAAGCGAGCAGGAGGCCGGGAGCTCGGTGGGAAACACGCCCGGGCCGCTCCTGCCCCAGCACAGCGTTGCCCCGCTGCCCGATGACCTCCAGACCCACAGCTCCTTCTGGAAACCTTTCCAGTGCCCTGAGTGTGGGAAAGGCTTCAGTCGGAGCTCCAACCTGGTCCGACACCAGCGGACGCACGAGGAGGAGAAGTCGTACAGCTGCGGGGAGTGCGGCAAGGGCTTTGCACTGCGCGAGTACCTGCTGAAGCACCAGCGGACGCACCTGGGCCGGCGGCCACACGTGTGCAGTGAGTGCTGGAAGACCTTCAGCCAGCGCCACCACCTCGCGGTCCACCAGCGCAGCCACACAGGCGAGAAGCCCTTCCAGTGCGCGGACTGCTGGAGGAGCTTCAGCCGCCGGCAGCACCTGCAGGTGCACCGCCGGACACACACTGGCGAGAAGCCGTACACCTGCGAGTGTGGCAAGCGCTTCAGCAGGAACGCCAACCTGGCGGTGCACCGGCGGACCCACACGGGTGAGAAGCCCTATGGCTGCCAGGTGTGCGGGAAGCGCTTCAGCAAGGGGGAGCGGCTGGTCCGGCACCAGAGGatccacactggggagaagccGTATCGCTGCCCGGCCTGCGGCCGCAGCTTCAACCAGCGCTCCATCCTCAACCGGCACCAGAAGACGCAGCACCGCCAGGAGCCCCCAGGGCAGTGA